Proteins encoded together in one Macadamia integrifolia cultivar HAES 741 chromosome 8, SCU_Mint_v3, whole genome shotgun sequence window:
- the LOC122086146 gene encoding protein NETWORKED 4A-like isoform X2, translating into MSTNLKRAETRKLNSWWGDSYISSKSSKWVTENLEEMGSSVKQMLKLIEGDGDSFAKKADMYYQKRPEIVSLVKDFYRMYSSLAERYNNLTGELRKNIPSEFNSQSSGIPRISSISSISDAGSEQISSIPIPNGRSMPLRSTHRAAGFDFFLSSAGGSSNDLTQKDGDHSSSSSPDSDLDSDDTLSVNNYSGPPVNDNGEGVLHRRIIELEIELGDLKERLHEDEEGNRDGGNAKTADNNSNYEKLLGKMAGYEEQLRLANEKLKLAEEEISRLKRKLGDDETMKLTHSSQAQLELAQKDIQVVETDNKSGEGRSFDLQEEIAGLATSVSALDSGSSIEILKIANRRLRDKEDEIARLKFEQENDKRSLEEGTSDRVCQVPVDGSEIIELEADVLREEISKIAQNSSAEERLEAEISKVTEERDQQETKLRDWESRGRSLEEEIERLEVGIAQRGDDVEALNKDLGALKLKYDMLVAERDGLKAKVETMMAEVSCRDDRIEHMKRLHMEQMEMLVGAERGRKVMEELGGKVRGLEEEVERQRMVISNGEEEKREAIRQLCFSLDHYRNGYLLLRQAFIGNNKRHSILAS; encoded by the exons ATGAGCACGAATTTGAAGAGGGcagaaacaagaaaattaaattCTTGGTGGGGGGATAGCTATATTTCCTCGAAAAGTTCAAAATGGGTGACCGAAAATCTGGAGG AGATGGGCAGCAGCGTCAAACAGATGCTGAAGCTGATCGAAGGCGACGGAGACTCGTTTGCTAAGAAGGCTGATATGTATTACCAAAAGAGACCTGAGATCGTCTCCCTTGTCAAGGATTTCTATCGGATGTACAGTTCTCTTGCCGAAAGATACAATAACTTGACAGGAGAATTACGCAAAAACATTCCCTCTGAGTTCAATTCGCAGAGCTCTGGCATTCCCAGGATCTCCAGCATTTCCAGCATTTCCGATGCGGGCTCTGAACAAATCTCttcaataccaatacctaatGGAAGATCCATGCCTCTTAGGAGTACCCACAGGGCTGCtggttttgatttctttctGAGTTCTGCCGGAGGAAGCAGCAATGACCTTACCCAAAAGGATGGTGACCATTCATCGTCATCTTCGCCTGATTCTGACTTGGACTCTGATGATACATTGTCTGTCAACAATTACTCTGGTCCACCCGTCAATGACAATGGCGAAGGAGTACTACATCGGCGGATTATCGAATTGGAGATTGAGCTTGGGGACTTGAAAGAGAGACTTCATGAGGATGAGGAAGGAAACAGAGATGGTGGTAATGCAAAGACCGCTGATAATAATTCGAATTATGAGAAACTGCTAGGTAAGATGGCAGGATACGAGGAACAGCTGAGACTTGCAAACGAAAAGCTGAAGCTCGCAGAAGAAGAGATTTCCAGATTGAAGCGTAAGCTTGGGGATGATGAAACAATGAAGCTTACCCATAGTTCTCAGGCTCAGCTTGAATTAGCGCAGAAGGATATTCAGGTGGTGGAGACCGATAATAAATCAGGGGAAGGGCGGTCGTTCGATCTACAGGAAGAGATTGCTGGTTTGGCGACTAGTGTTTCGGCCTTAGATTCTGGGTCTTCGATTGAAATTCTGAAAATTGCAAACAGAAGGCTTCGGGACAAGGAAGACGAAATTGCGAGATTGAAGTTTGAGCAAGAGAATGATAAACGCTCTTTGGAAGAGGGAACCAGCGATCGTGTCTGTCAGGTTCCTGTGGATGGGTCGGAGATTATTGAATTGGAAGCAGACGTATTGAGAGaagaaatatccaaaattgCCCAGAATTCCTCTGCGGAGGAGAGGTTGGAGGCTGAAATTTCAAAGGTGACAGAGGAACGTGACCAGCAGGAGACGAAACTCAGAGATTGGGAATCAAGGGGGAGATCTCTGGAGGAAGAGATAGAGCGATTGGAGGTGGGCATTGCACAGAGAGGAGACGATGTGGAAGCATTGAACAAAGACCTTGGCGCACTAAAACTAAAATACGACATGCTAGTTGCAGAGAGAGATGGGCTGAAGGCGAAGGTAGAGACGATGATGGCTGAGGTGAGTTGCAGGGACGATCGGATAGAGCATATGAAGAGATTACACATGGAGCAGATGGAGATGTTGGTAGGGGCAGAGAGGGGGaggaaggtgatggaggaaCTGGGAGGGAAAGTGAGGGGActggaggaggaggtggagagGCAGAGGATGGTCATATCCAACGGTGAAGAGGAGAAACGAGAGGCCATTCGTCAGCTTTGCTTCTCCTTGGATCATTACAGGAATGGGTACTTGCTGCTTCGCCAAGCTTTTATTGGAAACAATAAACGCCACTCGATCTTGGCTTCctaa
- the LOC122086146 gene encoding protein NETWORKED 4A-like isoform X1, with translation MEVYRESQLLLQAKMSTNLKRAETRKLNSWWGDSYISSKSSKWVTENLEEMGSSVKQMLKLIEGDGDSFAKKADMYYQKRPEIVSLVKDFYRMYSSLAERYNNLTGELRKNIPSEFNSQSSGIPRISSISSISDAGSEQISSIPIPNGRSMPLRSTHRAAGFDFFLSSAGGSSNDLTQKDGDHSSSSSPDSDLDSDDTLSVNNYSGPPVNDNGEGVLHRRIIELEIELGDLKERLHEDEEGNRDGGNAKTADNNSNYEKLLGKMAGYEEQLRLANEKLKLAEEEISRLKRKLGDDETMKLTHSSQAQLELAQKDIQVVETDNKSGEGRSFDLQEEIAGLATSVSALDSGSSIEILKIANRRLRDKEDEIARLKFEQENDKRSLEEGTSDRVCQVPVDGSEIIELEADVLREEISKIAQNSSAEERLEAEISKVTEERDQQETKLRDWESRGRSLEEEIERLEVGIAQRGDDVEALNKDLGALKLKYDMLVAERDGLKAKVETMMAEVSCRDDRIEHMKRLHMEQMEMLVGAERGRKVMEELGGKVRGLEEEVERQRMVISNGEEEKREAIRQLCFSLDHYRNGYLLLRQAFIGNNKRHSILAS, from the exons ATGGAGGTTTATAGGGAATCTCAACTCTTACTTCAG GCCAAAATGAGCACGAATTTGAAGAGGGcagaaacaagaaaattaaattCTTGGTGGGGGGATAGCTATATTTCCTCGAAAAGTTCAAAATGGGTGACCGAAAATCTGGAGG AGATGGGCAGCAGCGTCAAACAGATGCTGAAGCTGATCGAAGGCGACGGAGACTCGTTTGCTAAGAAGGCTGATATGTATTACCAAAAGAGACCTGAGATCGTCTCCCTTGTCAAGGATTTCTATCGGATGTACAGTTCTCTTGCCGAAAGATACAATAACTTGACAGGAGAATTACGCAAAAACATTCCCTCTGAGTTCAATTCGCAGAGCTCTGGCATTCCCAGGATCTCCAGCATTTCCAGCATTTCCGATGCGGGCTCTGAACAAATCTCttcaataccaatacctaatGGAAGATCCATGCCTCTTAGGAGTACCCACAGGGCTGCtggttttgatttctttctGAGTTCTGCCGGAGGAAGCAGCAATGACCTTACCCAAAAGGATGGTGACCATTCATCGTCATCTTCGCCTGATTCTGACTTGGACTCTGATGATACATTGTCTGTCAACAATTACTCTGGTCCACCCGTCAATGACAATGGCGAAGGAGTACTACATCGGCGGATTATCGAATTGGAGATTGAGCTTGGGGACTTGAAAGAGAGACTTCATGAGGATGAGGAAGGAAACAGAGATGGTGGTAATGCAAAGACCGCTGATAATAATTCGAATTATGAGAAACTGCTAGGTAAGATGGCAGGATACGAGGAACAGCTGAGACTTGCAAACGAAAAGCTGAAGCTCGCAGAAGAAGAGATTTCCAGATTGAAGCGTAAGCTTGGGGATGATGAAACAATGAAGCTTACCCATAGTTCTCAGGCTCAGCTTGAATTAGCGCAGAAGGATATTCAGGTGGTGGAGACCGATAATAAATCAGGGGAAGGGCGGTCGTTCGATCTACAGGAAGAGATTGCTGGTTTGGCGACTAGTGTTTCGGCCTTAGATTCTGGGTCTTCGATTGAAATTCTGAAAATTGCAAACAGAAGGCTTCGGGACAAGGAAGACGAAATTGCGAGATTGAAGTTTGAGCAAGAGAATGATAAACGCTCTTTGGAAGAGGGAACCAGCGATCGTGTCTGTCAGGTTCCTGTGGATGGGTCGGAGATTATTGAATTGGAAGCAGACGTATTGAGAGaagaaatatccaaaattgCCCAGAATTCCTCTGCGGAGGAGAGGTTGGAGGCTGAAATTTCAAAGGTGACAGAGGAACGTGACCAGCAGGAGACGAAACTCAGAGATTGGGAATCAAGGGGGAGATCTCTGGAGGAAGAGATAGAGCGATTGGAGGTGGGCATTGCACAGAGAGGAGACGATGTGGAAGCATTGAACAAAGACCTTGGCGCACTAAAACTAAAATACGACATGCTAGTTGCAGAGAGAGATGGGCTGAAGGCGAAGGTAGAGACGATGATGGCTGAGGTGAGTTGCAGGGACGATCGGATAGAGCATATGAAGAGATTACACATGGAGCAGATGGAGATGTTGGTAGGGGCAGAGAGGGGGaggaaggtgatggaggaaCTGGGAGGGAAAGTGAGGGGActggaggaggaggtggagagGCAGAGGATGGTCATATCCAACGGTGAAGAGGAGAAACGAGAGGCCATTCGTCAGCTTTGCTTCTCCTTGGATCATTACAGGAATGGGTACTTGCTGCTTCGCCAAGCTTTTATTGGAAACAATAAACGCCACTCGATCTTGGCTTCctaa
- the LOC122086146 gene encoding protein NETWORKED 4A-like isoform X3, which produces MGSSVKQMLKLIEGDGDSFAKKADMYYQKRPEIVSLVKDFYRMYSSLAERYNNLTGELRKNIPSEFNSQSSGIPRISSISSISDAGSEQISSIPIPNGRSMPLRSTHRAAGFDFFLSSAGGSSNDLTQKDGDHSSSSSPDSDLDSDDTLSVNNYSGPPVNDNGEGVLHRRIIELEIELGDLKERLHEDEEGNRDGGNAKTADNNSNYEKLLGKMAGYEEQLRLANEKLKLAEEEISRLKRKLGDDETMKLTHSSQAQLELAQKDIQVVETDNKSGEGRSFDLQEEIAGLATSVSALDSGSSIEILKIANRRLRDKEDEIARLKFEQENDKRSLEEGTSDRVCQVPVDGSEIIELEADVLREEISKIAQNSSAEERLEAEISKVTEERDQQETKLRDWESRGRSLEEEIERLEVGIAQRGDDVEALNKDLGALKLKYDMLVAERDGLKAKVETMMAEVSCRDDRIEHMKRLHMEQMEMLVGAERGRKVMEELGGKVRGLEEEVERQRMVISNGEEEKREAIRQLCFSLDHYRNGYLLLRQAFIGNNKRHSILAS; this is translated from the coding sequence ATGGGCAGCAGCGTCAAACAGATGCTGAAGCTGATCGAAGGCGACGGAGACTCGTTTGCTAAGAAGGCTGATATGTATTACCAAAAGAGACCTGAGATCGTCTCCCTTGTCAAGGATTTCTATCGGATGTACAGTTCTCTTGCCGAAAGATACAATAACTTGACAGGAGAATTACGCAAAAACATTCCCTCTGAGTTCAATTCGCAGAGCTCTGGCATTCCCAGGATCTCCAGCATTTCCAGCATTTCCGATGCGGGCTCTGAACAAATCTCttcaataccaatacctaatGGAAGATCCATGCCTCTTAGGAGTACCCACAGGGCTGCtggttttgatttctttctGAGTTCTGCCGGAGGAAGCAGCAATGACCTTACCCAAAAGGATGGTGACCATTCATCGTCATCTTCGCCTGATTCTGACTTGGACTCTGATGATACATTGTCTGTCAACAATTACTCTGGTCCACCCGTCAATGACAATGGCGAAGGAGTACTACATCGGCGGATTATCGAATTGGAGATTGAGCTTGGGGACTTGAAAGAGAGACTTCATGAGGATGAGGAAGGAAACAGAGATGGTGGTAATGCAAAGACCGCTGATAATAATTCGAATTATGAGAAACTGCTAGGTAAGATGGCAGGATACGAGGAACAGCTGAGACTTGCAAACGAAAAGCTGAAGCTCGCAGAAGAAGAGATTTCCAGATTGAAGCGTAAGCTTGGGGATGATGAAACAATGAAGCTTACCCATAGTTCTCAGGCTCAGCTTGAATTAGCGCAGAAGGATATTCAGGTGGTGGAGACCGATAATAAATCAGGGGAAGGGCGGTCGTTCGATCTACAGGAAGAGATTGCTGGTTTGGCGACTAGTGTTTCGGCCTTAGATTCTGGGTCTTCGATTGAAATTCTGAAAATTGCAAACAGAAGGCTTCGGGACAAGGAAGACGAAATTGCGAGATTGAAGTTTGAGCAAGAGAATGATAAACGCTCTTTGGAAGAGGGAACCAGCGATCGTGTCTGTCAGGTTCCTGTGGATGGGTCGGAGATTATTGAATTGGAAGCAGACGTATTGAGAGaagaaatatccaaaattgCCCAGAATTCCTCTGCGGAGGAGAGGTTGGAGGCTGAAATTTCAAAGGTGACAGAGGAACGTGACCAGCAGGAGACGAAACTCAGAGATTGGGAATCAAGGGGGAGATCTCTGGAGGAAGAGATAGAGCGATTGGAGGTGGGCATTGCACAGAGAGGAGACGATGTGGAAGCATTGAACAAAGACCTTGGCGCACTAAAACTAAAATACGACATGCTAGTTGCAGAGAGAGATGGGCTGAAGGCGAAGGTAGAGACGATGATGGCTGAGGTGAGTTGCAGGGACGATCGGATAGAGCATATGAAGAGATTACACATGGAGCAGATGGAGATGTTGGTAGGGGCAGAGAGGGGGaggaaggtgatggaggaaCTGGGAGGGAAAGTGAGGGGActggaggaggaggtggagagGCAGAGGATGGTCATATCCAACGGTGAAGAGGAGAAACGAGAGGCCATTCGTCAGCTTTGCTTCTCCTTGGATCATTACAGGAATGGGTACTTGCTGCTTCGCCAAGCTTTTATTGGAAACAATAAACGCCACTCGATCTTGGCTTCctaa